The DNA sequence ATCTGTTGGAAGCTAAACATGAGGTTGAGCGTTTACTTTTCAAAGCAGAGCAGTCATCCGGGATTGAACGAGCAAAATTATTGGATGAAGCTATGAGTATTGATGGTGCAATCATTGAAAGTCGCAAAGCTTTTATTGATGAGTTAATAAGTTTGGCTAAAGACCGTGATCATGAAATTTATGTGAAGTATCGTGATATTAAGGGTGATAATGAGCTGATAGAAAAACTAACTGCTCTACGCTCCGTTGATGATGGTGCGGAAGCTGCTTTGAATTCAGCTTTGAGTCTTTTTCATGAGTACAGTTATCTTAAGGATGGGAATGGACTGTCACGGTTGATAACGGTTCTCTCAGGGGCGTTTATTAAAGTTGGTGCCTATGATAAAGGTATGAGTTTCTTTGATGATCTGGTGGCGGATAAAAGCTATTCAGTTAAGGCGCGCCAAAGGTCAATGATAAATAAAGCTTATATCATGGGTGCAAATGGAGAATTGGATCAAGCGAAAGGGTTGATAGATTCGGCGGTAGATATGGCTCCTGATCTGATTTCAAGTGGACTGAAAGACTCTATGCTTTATCACTTAAATAAAGTGAGTAAAAGTGTTGAAGATTGATGGTCTTTCTTTGGTAATAAAAAAGCCCTGCTAAGCAGGGCTTTTTTATTTTAGTTGTCCCGTCCTGAATAAC is a window from the Porticoccaceae bacterium LTM1 genome containing:
- a CDS encoding thioredoxin family protein; its protein translation is MLKLAFGVLSILLLSTSSVSACDQCDEDKQGSSSSHDVWITDMDEAQKLARKEGKDIFMFFTGSDWCGWCVKLEKEVLSKQEFIDFASSKFVLVELDFPAKDDIISEEQRAHNEIWKEKFSHSGYPATYLTTASVERYGKIGGYWAGGPAVYNNKLENLLEAKHEVERLLFKAEQSSGIERAKLLDEAMSIDGAIIESRKAFIDELISLAKDRDHEIYVKYRDIKGDNELIEKLTALRSVDDGAEAALNSALSLFHEYSYLKDGNGLSRLITVLSGAFIKVGAYDKGMSFFDDLVADKSYSVKARQRSMINKAYIMGANGELDQAKGLIDSAVDMAPDLISSGLKDSMLYHLNKVSKSVED